In Procambarus clarkii isolate CNS0578487 chromosome 25, FALCON_Pclarkii_2.0, whole genome shotgun sequence, the following proteins share a genomic window:
- the LOC123756429 gene encoding uncharacterized protein: protein MTFVSTMGFSSMDGFFFSIFLAVCIAAAIVIRFLCTRINCRGREVSQDDEIIISRGTTPVIVASQTSRQQQQQMQQLSRAITDSPLVTRNGEVFTIYTFSTPSTPEVERSSRTPPPPKYSSLADSPPKYEDLFPLTDICTSCKSNISLPEEYTLPVIALQHQHLLQPPYDPHLPAFASIAAATIKVSSDLSPEPTPSPSPTTTPSGPLVPHDSVHATGPSHSPVHSPVHSPAHSPVHSPSHSPAHSTSHSPAHSPSLTHRTIPTANTSTFDSTQTSSDITPTTWVMPPDERPSVSTFPVTRDGQ, encoded by the coding sequence GTTCTCCTCAATGGACGGATTCTTCTTCTCGATATTCCTAGCTGTGTGCATCGCAGCGGCCATAGTGATCCGCTTCTTGTGCACCAGAATCAACTGTAGAGGTCGGGAGGTTTCCCAAGACGACGAGATCATCATCTCCAGGGGCACCACGCCCGTCATCGTGGCCTCACAGACCagccgccagcagcagcagcagatgcaACAGCTGTCTCGCGCCATCACAGACTCTCCGCTCGTGACTCGAAATGGAGAGGTTTTTACGATTTACACATTTTCGACTCCGTCGACTCCGGAGGTTGAGCGGTCAAGccgcactccgcctcctcccaaaTACTCTTCTCTCGCCGACTCCCCACCCAAGTATGAGGACCTCTTTCCGTTAACGGACATCTGCACTTCCTGCAAAAGCAACATTTCCCTTCCGGAGGAATACACTCTTCCCGTCATCGCTCTTCAGCACCAACACCTCCTCCAGCCTCCTTATGATCCTCATTTGCCAGCATTTGCCAGCATTGCCGCAGCAACCATTAAAGTATCATCAGATCTCTCCCCGGAGcctacaccctcccccagtcCTACCACCACTCCAAGCGGCCCGCTTGTTCCACATGACTCTGTCCATGCCACAGGCCCTTCCCACAGCCCAGTCCACAGCCCAGTCCACAGCCCTGCCCACAGCCCTGTCCACAGCCCTTCCCACAGCCCTGCCCACAGCACTTCTCACAGTCCTGCCCACAGCCCCAGCCTCACCCATAGAACTATACCGACCGCCAACACCAGTACCTTCGACTCGACCCAAACATCTTCCGACATAACACCAACCACTTGGGTAATGCCACCAGAcgagaggccatctgtgtccaccTTCCCTGTAACTAGGGATGGTCAGTAA